In Helicobacter bilis, a genomic segment contains:
- a CDS encoding DNA-directed RNA polymerase subunit beta/beta' has translation MGKRRLTNTRLRVDFSKSQEELDVPNLLMLQKDSYDSFLYSNDSRESGIERVLKSIFPIQDSAGRVTLEYAGCEFGKQKYTIAETMVRGLTYSIPLKIKIRLVLWDKDDKGEQVGVKDIKEQTIYVREIPLMTDRVSFIINGVERVVVNQLHRSPGVIFKEDESNTSANKLIYTGQIIPNMGAWLYFEYDAKDIMYVRINKRRKMPVTILFRALGYSKQQIIQMLYPVLDVSVKKDKFYIPFNPNDIEGSLEYDLINEKGQVVLPAGKRFNKKRIRDLNEQNISYDKVEFSTTNLLNTYLAEPVIDSKSGEVILDTLSPLNEANIKKLNDNKITKFKIIHDTAPGYDNSIINSFLADMESLKNIRQTEKIDDECDLAAIRIYKVMRPAEPVTREVAHKFIEQLFFDPSRYDLTGVGRMKMNHKLNLKVPDYVSVLTYEDIIETVKYLMQVRNGKGRIDDRDHLGNRRIRAIGELLANELHSGLVKMQKSIKDKLTQQTSFENVMPHDLISSKMITSTIMEFFASGQLSQFMDQTNPLSEITHKRRLSALGEGGLVKERVGFEARDVHPTHYGRICPIETPEGQNIGLINTLSTFTKVNDLGFIEAPYKKVVDGKTTNEVVYLTATQEDGKVIAPASTKLDSTNKIVEGLIETRCGGEISLRKTEDVELIDLSARMLVGVAASLIPFLEHDDANRALMGSNMQRQAVPLLKPDAPIVGTGIESVIARDSWAAIKAKQGGVVEKVDGKNIYILGENENGAYIDSYSMQKNMRTNQNTSFTQRPIVKVGDKIKAGQIIADGASMDSGELALGKNIRVAFMPWYGYNFEDAIVVSESIIKDDAFTSVHIYEKEIEARELKHGIEEITADIPNVREDSIAHLDESGIVKIGTYVTGGMILVGKVTPKGDVKPTPEERLLRAIFGEKAGHVVNKSLYCPQSMEGYVVDVKIFTKKGYEKDARARQAYEDEKSDLDIEHHERLTMLNKEEMLRISYVLSKEPLSAEAKINDKVFKKGECIPKKEFDDINRFALNTLIKSYSKEIQNQYEQIKNNFLEQKRVLGVEHEEKLAILEKDDILPNGVVKLVKIYIATKRKLKVGDKMAGRHGNKGIVSNIVPAVDMPYTKDGEPIDIILNPLGVPSRMNIGQILEVHLGLIGKRFGEQIEDELKKSQYEFSTELKAKMIEIAKAVNEDDSVIKILESASKDDLLAYARDWSNGVKFAIPVFEGISQEKFNKLFEMARIDMDGKTELYDGKTGEKIKERVNVGYMYMLKLHHLVDEKVHARSTGPYSLVTQQPVGGKALFGGQRFGEMEVWALEAYGAAHTLKEMLTIKSDDVNGRREAYEAITKGYPIGDSAIPETFYVLTKELQSLALDVNVYGENQDEPLVISEKEKDRPKDFSSFQIVLASPEKIRSWSRGEVKKPETINYRTLKPERDGLFCTKIFGPVRDYECHCGKYRKGRYKDVICEKCGVEVTTAKVRRSRMGHIELVTPVAHIWYVSSLPSRIGTLLGVKMKDLERVLYYEAYIVKNAGDAYYDNELTKKVMKYDVLNEEQFKNLNGRFELAGFEAQMGGEAVKELLEELDLVNLLESLKADIAATNSEAKKKTYIKRLKVVESFLQSGNRPEWMMLSVLPVLPPDLRPLVALDGGKFAVSDVNDLYRRVINRNLRLKRLMELDAPEIIVRNEKRMLQEAVDALFDNGRNSNAVKGANKRPLKSLSEIIKGKQGRFRQNLLGKRVDFSGRSVIVVGPNLRMDQCGLPKNMAIELFKPHLLAKLEEKGHAKTIKTAKQMIDQKTNEVWECLQEIIEGYPVMLNRAPTLHKQSIQAFHPKLIDGKAIQLHPLVCSAFNADFDGDQMAVHVPLSKEAIAECKILMLSSANILLPASGKPVAVPSQDMVLGLYYLSLEKPDSKGEHKLFSNFNEIAMAMEFDELDIHSTIRVVHERHVITTTAGRMVLRSILPSFVSPHLWNRVLKKKDISNLIDCVYKESGIGGTAVFLDNLKDLGFKYATKAGISIAAADIIIPDSKTKMITESKERVREIQSQAEQGALTIQERYNKIIDVWTETNDKMAKEMMEIVEKDRGGFNPIYMMADSGARGSATQIRQLSAMRGLMAKPDGSIIETPIISNFKEGLNVLEYFTSTHGARKGLADTALKTANAGYLTRKLIDVSQNVKITMEDCGTHEGVELTDIAVGNEMIETLQERIVGRVTAAEVHDGISKEVLVQEGKLITEEIAEQIKNAGVRAVNIRTPITCKAPRGICAKCYGLNLGEGKMSITGDSVGVIAAQSIGEPGTQLTLRTFHVGGTASRSQEENQIVANKEGFIRYYNIKTHKNREGKNIIANRRNASVLLVEPKIKAPFDGELQVETAHDRIILVLKGAKEQKTYELGKADIAAQRELAGVIGEIEGKIYIPHDTGYKVKAGDSIADVIKDGWNVGNRIPYASELHIQDNEPVSQDIYANADGVVKYYRLVSDELERYHDVSVGMVVKEKGIFAVIADSNDREACRHYIARGSKIETKDNAEVTKKTRIANKNNDKDAVVASWDAYNTLVIAEQAGTIRFNDVVAGTTVIEKEDEKTHIKSLTVQEYIPQGYKPAIVVLDSKGKETTYNLEPKSVLLVSDGEKVEVADVLAKVPKATAKSKDITGGLPRVSELFEARKPKDIAVLAEIDGHVSFGRAIRGKERVVITADDGRQTEYLIDKSKQILVREGEFVHAGEMLSDGTISSHDILRINGEKELHKYVVGEVQQVYRRQGVSIADKHIEVILSQMLRYFKVLDSGDTKFIEGDLVSRRHFKEENERMLKMGGNPAIAEPVLLGITRAAISSDSIISAASFQETTKVLTEASISAKKDFLEDLKENVVLGRMIPVGTGLYKNKKVMIRHNKDNS, from the coding sequence ATGGGCAAACGACGACTAACAAACACGAGATTAAGAGTTGATTTTTCAAAAAGCCAAGAAGAGCTTGATGTTCCTAACTTATTAATGCTGCAAAAGGATAGCTATGATTCTTTTTTGTATTCAAACGATAGTAGAGAAAGTGGGATTGAGCGTGTATTAAAGTCTATTTTTCCTATTCAGGATAGTGCTGGTCGTGTTACTTTGGAATATGCTGGCTGTGAGTTTGGTAAGCAGAAATACACTATTGCTGAAACAATGGTAAGAGGCTTAACATATTCTATTCCATTGAAAATTAAGATTCGCCTTGTATTGTGGGATAAAGATGACAAGGGTGAGCAAGTAGGCGTTAAGGATATTAAAGAGCAAACTATTTATGTGCGTGAGATTCCATTAATGACTGATAGGGTGTCTTTCATTATTAATGGGGTTGAGCGAGTTGTGGTAAATCAGCTTCATAGAAGTCCGGGCGTTATCTTTAAGGAAGATGAGTCAAACACTTCAGCAAATAAGCTTATCTATACCGGACAAATTATTCCAAATATGGGTGCTTGGCTATATTTTGAATATGATGCAAAAGACATTATGTATGTAAGAATCAATAAGCGAAGAAAAATGCCTGTTACTATCCTTTTTAGAGCATTAGGCTATAGTAAGCAGCAGATTATTCAAATGCTTTATCCTGTGCTTGATGTGTCTGTGAAAAAGGATAAATTCTATATTCCATTTAATCCAAATGATATTGAGGGAAGCCTTGAGTATGATTTGATAAATGAAAAAGGGCAGGTTGTTTTACCTGCGGGAAAAAGATTCAATAAAAAGCGTATAAGAGATTTAAACGAGCAAAATATCAGCTATGATAAAGTAGAGTTTTCTACAACAAATCTTTTGAATACCTATCTTGCAGAACCAGTCATTGATAGCAAAAGCGGAGAAGTAATACTTGATACACTCTCACCTTTAAATGAAGCGAATATAAAGAAATTAAATGATAATAAGATAACAAAATTTAAGATTATCCATGATACAGCACCGGGTTATGATAACTCTATCATTAACTCATTCCTTGCAGATATGGAAAGCTTGAAAAACATTCGCCAAACGGAAAAAATTGATGATGAGTGTGATTTAGCGGCTATTAGAATCTATAAGGTTATGCGTCCAGCAGAGCCTGTAACAAGGGAAGTAGCACATAAATTTATCGAGCAGTTATTCTTTGATCCTTCGCGTTATGATTTAACAGGCGTTGGTCGTATGAAAATGAATCATAAGCTAAATCTTAAAGTGCCAGATTATGTAAGCGTGCTAACCTATGAAGATATTATTGAAACGGTTAAATATCTTATGCAAGTTCGCAATGGTAAGGGCAGGATTGATGATAGGGATCACTTAGGGAATAGAAGGATTAGGGCTATTGGCGAGTTGCTTGCAAATGAGCTTCATTCAGGGCTTGTTAAAATGCAAAAATCAATCAAAGATAAGCTTACACAACAAACTTCTTTTGAAAATGTAATGCCACATGATTTGATTAGCTCTAAAATGATTACAAGCACGATTATGGAGTTTTTTGCAAGTGGGCAATTATCGCAATTCATGGATCAGACAAATCCGCTATCAGAGATTACGCATAAAAGGCGACTTTCCGCATTAGGCGAGGGCGGTCTGGTAAAAGAGCGTGTAGGCTTTGAAGCAAGAGATGTGCATCCAACGCATTATGGTAGAATCTGTCCTATTGAAACGCCTGAAGGGCAAAATATCGGGCTTATTAATACCCTATCAACTTTTACAAAAGTAAATGATTTAGGCTTTATTGAAGCCCCTTATAAAAAAGTGGTCGATGGAAAAACGACAAATGAAGTAGTCTATCTTACTGCAACACAAGAAGATGGCAAGGTTATAGCCCCTGCAAGCACAAAGCTAGATTCTACAAATAAGATTGTAGAGGGCTTGATTGAAACTCGTTGCGGTGGTGAGATTTCATTGCGTAAAACAGAAGATGTTGAGCTGATAGATTTGAGTGCTAGAATGCTTGTTGGTGTTGCGGCTTCACTCATTCCATTCTTAGAGCATGATGATGCTAACCGCGCTCTTATGGGATCTAACATGCAGCGACAAGCTGTGCCGCTATTAAAGCCAGATGCACCTATTGTTGGGACAGGTATTGAAAGCGTTATTGCTAGAGATTCTTGGGCGGCTATTAAGGCAAAACAAGGTGGTGTCGTAGAAAAAGTAGATGGTAAAAATATCTATATACTTGGCGAAAATGAAAATGGTGCTTATATTGATAGCTATTCAATGCAAAAAAATATGAGAACCAATCAAAACACAAGCTTCACACAACGACCGATTGTAAAAGTAGGCGATAAGATTAAAGCTGGACAGATTATCGCAGATGGTGCGAGTATGGATAGCGGCGAACTTGCATTGGGTAAAAATATCCGCGTTGCTTTCATGCCTTGGTATGGTTATAACTTTGAAGATGCGATTGTTGTAAGTGAGAGTATCATTAAAGATGATGCCTTTACTTCAGTGCATATATATGAAAAAGAGATAGAGGCAAGAGAGCTTAAACATGGTATTGAAGAGATTACTGCGGATATTCCAAATGTGCGAGAAGATAGTATCGCCCACCTTGATGAAAGCGGTATTGTAAAGATTGGGACTTATGTAACAGGCGGTATGATTCTAGTTGGTAAGGTAACACCAAAAGGCGATGTAAAGCCAACACCAGAAGAGCGATTATTGCGTGCGATTTTTGGGGAAAAAGCCGGACATGTTGTAAATAAATCTCTTTATTGCCCACAAAGTATGGAAGGCTATGTTGTAGATGTAAAAATCTTTACAAAAAAAGGCTATGAAAAAGATGCAAGAGCAAGACAAGCCTATGAAGATGAAAAGTCTGATTTAGATATTGAGCATCATGAGCGTTTAACAATGCTGAATAAAGAAGAGATGCTTAGAATCTCTTATGTATTATCAAAAGAGCCACTAAGTGCTGAAGCAAAGATTAATGATAAAGTCTTTAAAAAAGGTGAGTGTATCCCTAAAAAAGAATTTGATGATATTAATCGCTTTGCATTAAATACACTTATTAAAAGCTATTCTAAAGAGATTCAGAATCAATATGAACAGATTAAAAATAACTTTTTAGAGCAAAAGCGAGTTTTAGGTGTCGAGCATGAAGAAAAACTTGCGATTTTAGAAAAAGATGATATTTTACCAAATGGCGTTGTAAAGCTTGTAAAAATCTATATTGCAACAAAAAGAAAGCTAAAAGTCGGCGATAAAATGGCGGGGCGACATGGGAATAAAGGTATTGTAAGTAATATTGTCCCAGCAGTTGATATGCCTTATACAAAAGATGGAGAGCCAATTGATATTATCCTTAATCCTTTGGGTGTGCCAAGCCGTATGAATATCGGGCAGATTCTAGAAGTGCATTTAGGATTAATCGGTAAGCGTTTTGGGGAGCAAATAGAAGATGAGTTGAAAAAATCTCAATATGAGTTTAGCACAGAGCTTAAAGCTAAAATGATTGAGATAGCAAAAGCTGTGAATGAAGATGATTCTGTTATTAAGATTCTAGAATCTGCGAGTAAAGATGATTTACTTGCTTATGCGAGAGATTGGAGCAATGGCGTCAAGTTTGCTATTCCAGTATTTGAGGGTATATCGCAAGAAAAGTTCAACAAGCTATTTGAAATGGCTAGAATAGATATGGACGGAAAAACTGAGCTTTATGATGGTAAAACCGGTGAGAAAATCAAAGAGAGAGTTAATGTCGGCTATATGTATATGTTGAAACTTCATCACCTTGTCGATGAAAAAGTGCATGCAAGAAGCACAGGACCTTACTCACTTGTAACACAGCAGCCAGTTGGTGGTAAAGCGCTTTTTGGCGGGCAGCGATTTGGTGAAATGGAAGTATGGGCGCTAGAGGCTTATGGTGCAGCACACACTTTGAAAGAAATGCTTACGATTAAGTCTGATGATGTAAATGGTAGAAGAGAGGCATATGAAGCGATTACAAAAGGCTATCCTATTGGAGATTCTGCAATCCCAGAAACTTTCTATGTTTTAACAAAAGAGTTACAGTCTTTAGCCCTTGATGTTAATGTATATGGTGAGAATCAAGATGAGCCTTTAGTAATTAGCGAGAAAGAAAAAGATAGACCAAAAGATTTTAGCTCTTTCCAAATAGTCTTAGCAAGTCCAGAGAAAATACGCTCATGGAGTAGAGGTGAAGTAAAAAAACCAGAGACAATTAATTACCGCACGCTAAAACCAGAGAGAGATGGGCTTTTCTGCACGAAAATCTTTGGACCAGTAAGAGATTATGAATGCCATTGTGGTAAGTATAGAAAAGGGCGTTATAAAGATGTGATATGTGAGAAATGTGGCGTAGAGGTTACAACCGCAAAAGTTCGCCGCTCAAGAATGGGGCATATCGAGCTTGTAACGCCAGTAGCACATATTTGGTATGTAAGCTCACTTCCTAGTCGTATCGGCACATTGCTTGGTGTGAAAATGAAAGATTTAGAAAGAGTGCTTTACTATGAAGCTTATATTGTTAAAAATGCAGGTGATGCGTATTATGACAATGAGCTGACAAAAAAAGTTATGAAATATGATGTGCTGAATGAAGAGCAGTTTAAGAACCTGAATGGACGATTTGAGCTTGCAGGATTTGAAGCACAAATGGGCGGTGAAGCGGTTAAGGAATTATTAGAAGAGCTAGATTTAGTGAATCTTTTAGAATCTTTAAAAGCAGATATTGCTGCTACTAACTCTGAAGCAAAAAAGAAAACCTATATTAAGCGTCTAAAGGTTGTAGAAAGCTTTTTGCAATCAGGCAATAGACCAGAGTGGATGATGCTTAGCGTATTGCCGGTATTGCCACCAGATTTACGACCTTTAGTAGCCCTTGATGGTGGTAAGTTTGCGGTTAGTGATGTGAATGATTTGTATCGCCGCGTTATTAATCGTAACTTGCGATTAAAGAGATTAATGGAGCTTGATGCACCAGAAATTATCGTGCGTAATGAAAAAAGAATGTTGCAAGAAGCAGTAGATGCCTTATTTGATAATGGTAGAAACTCAAATGCAGTAAAAGGTGCAAATAAGCGACCGCTAAAATCTCTATCAGAAATTATTAAAGGAAAGCAAGGAAGATTCCGTCAGAATCTACTTGGAAAAAGAGTGGATTTCTCAGGCAGAAGCGTTATTGTTGTTGGACCAAATTTACGCATGGATCAATGCGGATTGCCTAAGAATATGGCTATTGAGCTATTTAAGCCGCATTTACTTGCAAAGCTTGAAGAAAAAGGACATGCAAAGACTATTAAAACCGCAAAACAAATGATTGACCAAAAAACAAATGAGGTTTGGGAGTGTTTGCAAGAGATTATTGAGGGCTATCCGGTTATGCTAAATCGTGCGCCGACATTGCATAAGCAATCAATTCAAGCATTCCACCCAAAACTTATTGATGGTAAAGCAATCCAGTTGCACCCGCTTGTGTGTTCTGCATTTAACGCAGACTTTGATGGCGACCAAATGGCGGTGCATGTTCCATTATCAAAAGAAGCCATTGCAGAATGTAAGATTCTCATGCTAAGTTCAGCAAATATTTTGCTACCAGCAAGTGGTAAGCCAGTCGCTGTGCCAAGTCAAGATATGGTTTTAGGGCTTTATTATCTAAGCCTTGAGAAGCCAGATTCTAAAGGTGAGCATAAGCTTTTCTCAAACTTTAATGAGATTGCAATGGCAATGGAATTTGATGAGCTTGATATACACAGCACTATACGCGTAGTGCATGAACGACATGTAATTACAACTACTGCGGGTAGAATGGTATTGCGTTCTATTTTACCAAGCTTTGTATCGCCACATTTATGGAATCGCGTTTTGAAAAAGAAAGATATATCAAATCTTATTGACTGCGTATATAAAGAAAGCGGTATCGGCGGCACAGCAGTATTCCTTGACAATCTAAAGGATTTAGGATTTAAATATGCGACAAAAGCAGGTATTTCTATTGCCGCAGCAGATATTATTATCCCAGATTCTAAAACTAAAATGATTACAGAATCTAAAGAGCGTGTGCGTGAGATTCAGTCTCAAGCAGAACAAGGTGCTTTGACTATACAAGAACGCTATAATAAAATCATCGATGTTTGGACAGAAACAAATGATAAAATGGCAAAAGAGATGATGGAGATTGTAGAGAAAGATAGGGGCGGATTTAACCCTATCTATATGATGGCAGATTCTGGTGCTAGAGGTAGTGCGACACAGATTAGACAGCTATCTGCGATGCGTGGTCTTATGGCAAAGCCTGATGGTAGCATTATTGAAACGCCTATTATCTCAAACTTTAAAGAGGGCTTGAATGTGCTTGAATACTTTACTTCAACACACGGAGCAAGAAAAGGTCTAGCAGATACAGCGCTTAAAACCGCAAATGCTGGTTACCTTACAAGAAAGCTTATTGATGTCAGTCAAAATGTGAAAATCACAATGGAAGATTGTGGCACACATGAGGGAGTTGAGCTTACTGACATTGCCGTTGGTAATGAGATGATTGAGACATTGCAAGAGCGTATTGTAGGTAGAGTAACCGCTGCTGAAGTGCATGATGGAATCTCAAAAGAAGTGCTAGTGCAAGAGGGCAAACTCATCACAGAAGAGATTGCAGAACAGATTAAAAACGCAGGTGTGCGTGCAGTAAATATCCGCACCCCTATCACATGTAAAGCACCGCGTGGTATATGTGCGAAATGTTATGGACTAAATCTTGGTGAAGGCAAAATGAGTATCACTGGAGATTCTGTTGGTGTTATTGCTGCTCAATCTATTGGTGAGCCCGGAACACAGCTTACACTACGAACATTCCATGTCGGTGGGACAGCAAGTAGAAGTCAAGAGGAAAATCAAATTGTTGCAAATAAAGAAGGCTTTATCCGCTACTATAATATTAAAACCCATAAAAATAGAGAGGGTAAAAATATTATCGCAAATAGAAGAAATGCTTCTGTATTGCTTGTTGAGCCAAAGATTAAAGCACCTTTTGATGGTGAATTGCAAGTTGAAACCGCACATGATAGAATCATCTTAGTCCTAAAAGGTGCAAAAGAGCAGAAGACTTATGAGTTAGGTAAGGCTGATATTGCAGCCCAAAGGGAATTAGCAGGTGTTATTGGCGAGATTGAGGGTAAAATCTATATCCCGCATGATACAGGCTATAAAGTAAAAGCCGGAGATAGTATCGCAGATGTTATTAAAGATGGTTGGAATGTAGGCAATCGTATCCCTTATGCGAGTGAATTGCATATACAAGATAATGAGCCGGTTTCACAAGATATATATGCAAATGCCGATGGTGTTGTGAAGTATTATCGCCTTGTATCTGATGAATTAGAGCGATACCATGATGTAAGTGTTGGCATGGTTGTGAAAGAAAAAGGCATTTTTGCAGTGATTGCAGATTCTAATGATAGAGAAGCATGCAGACACTATATCGCAAGAGGCTCAAAGATTGAGACTAAAGATAATGCGGAAGTAACAAAGAAGACACGCATTGCAAATAAAAATAATGATAAAGATGCAGTTGTTGCTTCATGGGATGCTTACAATACACTTGTGATTGCAGAACAAGCTGGAACAATACGCTTTAATGATGTAGTAGCAGGCACAACCGTGATTGAAAAAGAAGATGAAAAAACGCATATCAAATCACTCACAGTCCAAGAGTATATCCCGCAAGGCTATAAACCTGCGATTGTTGTGCTAGATTCTAAAGGTAAAGAGACTACCTATAATCTTGAGCCAAAAAGCGTATTGCTTGTAAGCGATGGAGAAAAAGTTGAGGTTGCTGATGTGTTAGCGAAAGTGCCAAAAGCAACAGCGAAATCAAAAGATATTACAGGTGGTTTGCCTCGTGTTTCTGAATTGTTTGAAGCAAGAAAGCCAAAAGATATTGCAGTGTTAGCAGAGATTGATGGACATGTAAGCTTTGGTAGGGCAATACGCGGTAAAGAAAGAGTTGTCATCACAGCAGATGATGGCAGACAGACTGAATATCTCATTGATAAGTCAAAGCAGATTCTAGTGCGTGAGGGTGAATTTGTGCATGCAGGTGAAATGCTGAGTGATGGAACGATAAGCAGTCATGATATCTTAAGAATCAATGGTGAAAAAGAGTTGCATAAATATGTTGTAGGTGAAGTGCAACAAGTTTATCGCCGACAAGGTGTTAGCATTGCTGATAAGCATATCGAGGTTATTTTATCTCAAATGCTTCGCTATTTCAAAGTGCTTGATAGCGGAGATACGAAATTCATTGAAGGAGATCTTGTTAGCCGTAGGCATTTCAAAGAAGAGAATGAAAGAATGCTAAAAATGGGCGGTAATCCTGCTATTGCAGAGCCTGTATTGCTTGGTATTACTCGTGCTGCAATCAGTAGCGATTCTATCATTTCAGCAGCTTCTTTCCAAGAAACTACGAAAGTGCTTACAGAGGCAAGTATCTCTGCGAAAAAGGATTTCTTAGAAGACTTGAAAGAAAATGTTGTTTTGGGTCGTATGATTCCAGTAGGAACGGGCTTATATAAGAATAAAAAAGTGATGATTAGACACAATAAGGATAATTCCTAA
- the rplL gene encoding 50S ribosomal protein L7/L12, whose protein sequence is MAISKEDVLEYIGNLSVLELSELVKAFEEKFGVSAAPTVVAGAVAGGGAGAAAEEKTEFDVVLVDAGANKINVIKAVREITGLGLKEAKEATEKTPNTLKEGVSKEDAENFKKKLEEAGAKVEVKLFT, encoded by the coding sequence ATGGCAATTTCAAAAGAAGATGTATTAGAATACATCGGTAATTTATCGGTTTTAGAGTTATCAGAGTTAGTGAAAGCGTTTGAAGAAAAATTTGGTGTAAGTGCTGCTCCAACGGTTGTAGCTGGTGCAGTTGCTGGTGGCGGTGCTGGGGCTGCAGCTGAAGAAAAAACAGAATTTGATGTTGTGCTTGTTGATGCGGGTGCAAATAAAATCAATGTTATTAAGGCTGTTAGAGAAATCACTGGTCTTGGCTTAAAAGAAGCTAAAGAAGCAACAGAGAAAACACCAAATACACTTAAAGAAGGCGTAAGCAAAGAAGACGCTGAAAACTTTAAGAAAAAACTTGAAGAAGCGGGTGCAAAAGTAGAAGTAAAACTTTTTACCTAA
- the rplJ gene encoding 50S ribosomal protein L10, translated as MTREEKAQLVANLSESFKNASAMIICDYKGLQVKQLESLRRSSKDSDICVQVIKNKLANIALKQAGYKEAELKDTNIYIWSNDQISLSKVVCKFQEANSEKFSVKFGYFDGEIVDSKHITAVSKLPSKDELIGMLLSVWTAPARYFATGLDNLRKQKEEQGA; from the coding sequence ATGACAAGAGAAGAGAAAGCGCAGCTTGTGGCAAATTTAAGCGAAAGCTTTAAAAATGCTAGTGCAATGATTATTTGTGATTATAAAGGATTGCAAGTAAAGCAATTAGAGTCTTTACGCAGAAGCTCTAAAGATTCTGATATTTGTGTGCAGGTTATTAAAAATAAGCTTGCAAATATTGCATTGAAACAAGCAGGTTATAAAGAAGCTGAACTCAAAGATACAAATATTTATATTTGGTCTAACGATCAGATTTCTTTATCAAAAGTTGTATGTAAATTTCAAGAAGCAAATAGCGAAAAATTTAGCGTTAAATTTGGCTATTTTGATGGCGAGATTGTAGATTCTAAGCATATCACTGCAGTATCTAAACTACCAAGCAAAGATGAATTGATTGGTATGTTGTTGTCTGTATGGACAGCACCTGCAAGGTATTTTGCGACAGGATTAGACAATTTAAGAAAACAAAAAGAAGAGCAAGGAGCTTAA
- the rplA gene encoding 50S ribosomal protein L1, whose protein sequence is MKKKMSKRLQALSQKIDCDKTYDMESAINAVKSLASAKFDETVEVALRLGVDPRHADQMIRGAVVLPRGTGKKVRVAVFAKDLKADEARKAGADVVGDEDLAEQIKGGNIDFDMVIATPDMMPLVGKVGRILGPKGIMPNPKTGTVTADVAKAVANAKSGQVNFRVDKKGNIHSPIGKASFDNNKLLDNLVEFVKTINRLKPSTAKGKYIKSSNLSLTMSPSVKVDSQELMDVK, encoded by the coding sequence ATGAAGAAAAAAATGTCAAAAAGATTACAAGCTTTATCTCAAAAAATTGATTGTGATAAAACTTACGATATGGAATCTGCGATAAATGCGGTAAAATCCCTTGCTTCTGCAAAATTCGATGAAACTGTGGAGGTTGCATTGCGACTTGGTGTTGATCCGCGTCATGCCGATCAAATGATCCGCGGTGCAGTTGTATTGCCACGTGGCACGGGCAAAAAGGTAAGAGTTGCAGTGTTTGCAAAGGATTTAAAAGCTGATGAGGCACGAAAAGCTGGTGCTGATGTGGTTGGCGATGAAGATTTGGCAGAACAGATTAAGGGCGGAAATATAGATTTTGATATGGTGATTGCCACACCTGATATGATGCCGCTTGTTGGTAAAGTTGGTAGAATATTGGGACCAAAAGGTATCATGCCAAATCCAAAGACAGGCACGGTTACTGCTGATGTAGCAAAAGCTGTTGCAAATGCAAAAAGCGGACAAGTAAATTTCCGTGTTGATAAAAAAGGAAACATTCATAGCCCCATTGGTAAGGCAAGTTTTGATAATAATAAGTTGCTTGATAATTTAGTTGAGTTTGTAAAAACTATCAATAGGTTAAAGCCAAGCACTGCGAAAGGCAAATATATTAAGTCAAGTAACCTTTCTCTGACGATGAGTCCATCAGTTAAAGTGGATTCACAAGAACTTATGGATGTAAAATAG
- the rplK gene encoding 50S ribosomal protein L11 translates to MAKKIVGELKLQIPAGKANPSPPVGPALGQRGVNIMEFCKAFNEKTKDMGNFNIPVIITVYQDKSFTFVTKKPPVTDLIKNVAKLTKGSDNPLKNKIGKLTQSQLEEIAKTKMEDLNTTDIEEAKKIVAGSARSMGVEIVD, encoded by the coding sequence ATGGCAAAAAAGATTGTTGGCGAATTAAAATTGCAGATTCCAGCTGGCAAAGCAAATCCATCTCCTCCAGTGGGTCCAGCTCTTGGACAAAGGGGCGTTAATATTATGGAATTTTGTAAAGCTTTTAATGAGAAAACAAAGGATATGGGTAATTTTAATATCCCCGTTATCATCACGGTGTATCAAGATAAAAGCTTTACATTTGTTACTAAAAAGCCACCTGTAACAGATTTGATTAAGAATGTTGCTAAATTGACAAAGGGTTCTGATAATCCTTTGAAAAATAAAATTGGTAAGCTTACACAATCTCAACTTGAAGAGATTGCAAAAACAAAAATGGAAGATTTAAATACGACTGACATTGAAGAGGCAAAAAAGATAGTTGCGGGTAGTGCTAGAAGCATGGGCGTTGAAATAGTAGATTAA